Within Candidatus Omnitrophota bacterium, the genomic segment ATACCCGCCCGCTGCTCCCTTCTCGGCTATGCTTTGCAGACCATGCGGATCGAAGGAAGCACCATATCCCGGTGGTTCCTCCAGACCGAAACACAGCCGGAGGTCGGCAAGGAGGCTTACGACGAGGGAGCGAAGATCCTTACGGAGTTTTTCCATACCCAGCTCCAGAAATTCAACAAACCGGAGCTCGATAAGATCGGGAGGGAAATTATATCCTGCTGCCTCGACGGCGGGGCTGTAAGCGACTACGAAAGCCTCATCGAGGGGGAGGACTAAGGGACGATGAATCGGCTATGAGTTTTCTAAGCCGCCTGAACAGCGGCAGATCGGGATGTTCTTCCGTACTCATGGGGCAAGTATAGCACGGAACAGGGGCAGCTTCCGGGAGGAGCAGACTACTTGACATCAACATATACTTACATTAAAAGCTTGCGTAAGCACGGATAAAATATTCTCTGCACCTATAGATGACTCAGTACTCAGGGTCCTCGATGAACTTTCGAAAAGGCTTCACAAATCGAAGAAGAAAATTGT encodes:
- a CDS encoding DUF4914 family protein — encoded protein: NPSIVDTGGMSSEGVGSYWPFTTGKKVAQANLLLQQFLNAPATRYVLIPNQHVGAWKTSFMPQWIVRDYLARRGHARFHSDYTIPARCSLLGYALQTMRIEGSTISRWFLQTETQPEVGKEAYDEGAKILTEFFHTQLQKFNKPELDKIGREIISCCLDGGAVSDYESLIEGED